A window of the Actinomycetota bacterium genome harbors these coding sequences:
- a CDS encoding vanadium-dependent haloperoxidase, whose amino-acid sequence MTRRSIRTAALFVALGLVAASCSADEEASAGGQAEPTAGAWRTWVLTSPDEIAVPPPPAEGSAAEEAEDAELRDMADGRTTEIVDQVRKWASLGQPVSTPWVEMNLEFISARAKDPPLASRGYALVSTAVYDAVVATWHYKYLYDREAPSVVDHVVPPGPDPSYPSEHAAIAGAASTVLAYLFPERPKLRLDELADQAAESRLYAGVNRRSDVEAGLELGRQVAEKVIAYAQADRAEDPCNARRPGPAGRYWDPPPGSVANPVQPCAGQWKPWVLTSGDQFRPGPPPVLGSPEFRAQAEEIVAVKAALTDEQKRIATFWAGGEGTPLPPGVWINVVLAYLRDRQPTEPQAERVLAMVNVAQSDAGIAAWDTKYTYWDPRPENGVRDIGLDPSWSPYIETPFFPSYISGHATYSAAAAEVLAHLFPSDAAEFHRKAEEASNSRLWGGIHWRLDNEVGMDVGRQVGALVVQRATTDGAPPMR is encoded by the coding sequence ATGACCCGTAGGAGCATTCGGACGGCGGCGCTGTTCGTGGCGTTGGGGCTGGTCGCGGCCTCGTGCTCGGCCGACGAGGAGGCCTCGGCGGGCGGCCAGGCCGAGCCCACGGCGGGCGCCTGGCGGACGTGGGTGCTCACCAGCCCCGACGAGATCGCCGTGCCCCCGCCCCCGGCCGAGGGCTCGGCCGCCGAGGAGGCCGAGGACGCCGAGCTGCGGGACATGGCCGACGGGCGAACGACCGAGATCGTCGACCAGGTGCGCAAGTGGGCCTCGCTGGGCCAGCCCGTAAGCACGCCCTGGGTGGAGATGAACCTCGAGTTCATCTCGGCCCGCGCCAAGGACCCGCCTCTGGCGTCGCGGGGTTACGCGCTGGTGAGCACGGCCGTCTACGACGCGGTGGTCGCCACCTGGCACTACAAGTACCTCTACGACCGTGAGGCCCCCAGCGTGGTCGACCATGTCGTGCCGCCTGGGCCCGACCCGTCCTACCCGAGCGAGCACGCGGCCATCGCCGGGGCGGCGTCGACCGTGCTGGCCTACCTGTTCCCCGAACGGCCCAAGCTCCGCCTCGACGAGCTGGCCGACCAAGCGGCCGAGTCGCGCCTGTACGCGGGCGTGAACCGCCGCTCCGACGTGGAGGCTGGTCTTGAACTGGGCCGGCAGGTGGCCGAGAAGGTGATCGCCTACGCCCAGGCCGACAGGGCGGAGGACCCCTGCAACGCTCGCCGGCCCGGGCCTGCGGGCCGCTACTGGGACCCCCCGCCGGGCAGCGTGGCCAACCCTGTCCAGCCGTGCGCCGGCCAGTGGAAGCCTTGGGTCCTGACGTCGGGCGACCAGTTCCGCCCGGGGCCGCCCCCGGTCCTCGGTTCGCCCGAGTTCCGGGCCCAGGCCGAGGAGATCGTGGCCGTGAAGGCGGCCCTCACCGACGAGCAGAAGCGCATCGCCACGTTCTGGGCGGGCGGCGAGGGAACGCCCCTGCCACCCGGGGTGTGGATCAACGTGGTGCTCGCCTACCTGCGTGACCGCCAGCCCACCGAGCCCCAAGCGGAACGTGTTCTTGCCATGGTCAACGTGGCCCAGTCCGACGCCGGCATCGCCGCCTGGGACACCAAGTACACCTACTGGGACCCCAGGCCCGAGAACGGCGTCCGCGACATCGGGCTCGACCCGTCGTGGTCGCCTTACATCGAGACGCCCTTCTTCCCGTCCTACATCTCAGGGCATGCCACCTACTCGGCCGCCGCGGCCGAGGTGCTGGCCCACCTCTTCCCCTCCGACGCGGCCGAGTTCCACCGCAAGGCCGAGGAGGCTTCGAACTCGAGGCTGTGGGGCGGCATCCACTGGCGGCTCGACAACGAGGTCGGAATGGACGTCGGGCGCCAGGTCGGGGCGCTGGTCGTGCAGAGGGCGACCACCGACGGGGCACCCCCGATGCGTTGA
- a CDS encoding L,D-transpeptidase family protein: protein MDGRLMLRSRARRMVVGAVAVLVVAGLTGPASIASAQLQAPEADTVELNTVSAFGAAGQHGPAAGFPFALPVIGMAATPSGEGYWLVAADGGIFTYGDAGFFGSRGGQPLVQPIVGMAATPSGEGYWLVAADGGVFTYGDAGFFGSRGGQPLLQPIVGMAATPSGEGYWLVAADGGIFTYGDAGFFGSRGGQVLAEPVVGMAAAGSGDGYWLVASDGGVFTYGDAEFVGSHGGRRLDDPVVAMAASDDGDGYWLVDRGGEIYPFGVPDLGSAAARDAEERAATVAIAAHPGGDGYWLAHGGTQVAEVDDRGPHVEALQQRLQSLGYWVGPVDGVYGRLTRQAVYAFQKANGLEVDGRVGAGTAAALDLAGRPQPRSSSGDLVEIDKTNQVLLVVRDGAVLWAFNTSTGTEQPYTYEGQTYVADTPPGRWDVYRSADGVEVSHLGRLYRPIYFHHDGIAVHGYSSVPPEPVSHGCVRVTNAAMDFIWDQNFMPIGSPVWVYGTSPGTP from the coding sequence ATGGACGGACGTCTCATGCTCCGCAGCCGCGCCCGGCGGATGGTGGTGGGGGCGGTCGCGGTGCTGGTCGTAGCCGGGTTGACCGGCCCCGCGTCCATCGCCTCCGCCCAACTCCAGGCCCCGGAGGCCGACACCGTGGAGCTCAACACGGTCTCGGCCTTCGGGGCGGCCGGCCAGCACGGGCCTGCTGCCGGGTTCCCGTTCGCCCTGCCGGTGATCGGCATGGCCGCCACCCCTTCGGGCGAGGGCTACTGGCTGGTGGCCGCCGACGGCGGCATCTTCACCTACGGCGACGCCGGCTTTTTCGGGTCCCGGGGCGGCCAGCCCCTCGTGCAACCCATCGTCGGGATGGCCGCCACCCCGTCGGGCGAGGGCTACTGGCTGGTGGCCGCCGACGGCGGCGTCTTCACCTACGGCGACGCCGGGTTCTTCGGGTCCCGGGGCGGCCAGCCTTTGCTCCAGCCCATCGTCGGCATGGCCGCCACCCCGTCGGGCGAGGGCTACTGGCTGGTGGCCGCCGACGGCGGCATCTTCACCTACGGCGACGCCGGGTTCTTCGGGTCCCGGGGGGGCCAGGTCCTGGCCGAGCCGGTCGTAGGCATGGCCGCCGCCGGATCAGGCGACGGCTACTGGCTGGTGGCGTCGGACGGGGGCGTGTTCACCTACGGCGACGCCGAGTTCGTGGGTTCACACGGGGGGCGCCGGCTCGACGACCCGGTGGTGGCCATGGCCGCCAGCGACGACGGCGACGGCTACTGGCTGGTCGACCGGGGCGGGGAGATCTACCCCTTCGGTGTGCCCGACCTGGGGTCGGCGGCGGCACGCGACGCCGAGGAGCGGGCCGCCACCGTGGCCATCGCCGCCCACCCGGGGGGCGACGGTTACTGGTTGGCCCACGGTGGTACCCAGGTGGCCGAGGTCGACGACCGGGGACCGCACGTGGAGGCCCTACAGCAGCGCCTGCAGTCGTTGGGGTACTGGGTTGGTCCGGTCGACGGCGTCTACGGACGGCTCACCCGCCAGGCGGTGTACGCCTTCCAGAAGGCGAACGGCCTGGAGGTCGACGGGCGGGTAGGTGCGGGCACGGCCGCGGCTCTCGATCTGGCCGGGCGTCCCCAGCCCCGCAGCAGCAGCGGCGACCTGGTGGAGATCGACAAGACCAACCAGGTCCTGTTGGTGGTGCGCGACGGCGCCGTGCTGTGGGCGTTCAATACCTCGACGGGCACCGAGCAGCCCTACACCTACGAAGGCCAGACCTACGTCGCCGACACCCCACCGGGCCGATGGGACGTCTACCGCAGTGCCGACGGGGTCGAGGTCTCCCACCTCGGGAGGCTGTACCGGCCGATCTATTTCCATCACGACGGCATCGCCGTCCATGGGTACTCGTCGGTCCCGCCCGAGCCCGTCTCCCACGGCTGCGTCCGGGTGACCAACGCGGCCATGGACTTCATCTGGGACCAGAACTTCATGCCCATCGGCTCGCCGGTCTGGGTCTACGGCACGTCACCCGGTACCCCTTGA
- a CDS encoding alpha/beta hydrolase, translating into MADTREVADRFHVRSADGTAIAVWAEGSGPPLVLVHGALNDHTSDARFVAALADRVTTFAIDRRGRGGSGDGQAYAIEREFEDVAAVVDAVSGPTGRPVAVWGHSFGADCAMGGAALTSRVSHLVLYEPGLGCEIADEAIEAVEAALAAGDREGALVATLARIVELTEDEIAFVRASPGWDARLAAVPVVPREIRAERDWAYRPGQFDTITAQALVLDGTASPAAQRAATKQAAQAVPGAKLHQLEGHSHIAHRTHPAAVADLVVGFVLS; encoded by the coding sequence ATGGCTGACACCAGGGAGGTTGCCGACCGCTTCCACGTCAGATCGGCCGACGGCACGGCCATCGCCGTGTGGGCCGAGGGGTCGGGGCCCCCGCTGGTCTTGGTCCACGGCGCACTGAACGACCACACCAGCGACGCCCGGTTCGTAGCCGCACTGGCTGACAGGGTCACGACCTTCGCCATCGACCGGCGGGGCCGGGGCGGCAGTGGTGACGGCCAGGCTTACGCCATCGAGCGGGAGTTCGAGGACGTGGCCGCGGTGGTGGACGCAGTGTCCGGGCCCACGGGTCGGCCCGTGGCCGTGTGGGGCCATTCGTTCGGGGCCGACTGCGCCATGGGCGGGGCCGCTCTGACCTCCCGGGTGAGCCACCTGGTCCTCTACGAGCCGGGCCTGGGGTGCGAGATCGCCGACGAGGCCATCGAAGCCGTCGAGGCCGCGTTGGCGGCCGGCGACCGGGAGGGCGCGCTGGTGGCCACGCTGGCGAGGATCGTGGAGCTGACCGAGGACGAGATCGCCTTCGTGCGGGCCAGCCCCGGTTGGGACGCCCGCCTGGCGGCCGTGCCCGTGGTGCCCCGCGAGATCCGGGCCGAGAGGGACTGGGCGTACCGTCCGGGGCAGTTCGACACCATCACCGCCCAGGCGCTGGTCCTGGACGGGACGGCCAGTCCGGCAGCCCAGAGGGCAGCCACCAAGCAGGCGGCCCAGGCCGTGCCCGGGGCCAAGCTCCACCAGCTCGAGGGCCACTCCCACATCGCCCACCGCACCCACCCGGCGGCCGTGGCCGATCTCGTGGTCGGCTTCGTCCTGTCGTGA
- a CDS encoding peptidoglycan DD-metalloendopeptidase family protein → MREARAGRRRPTAMAVAALVAALVAVLAGPAGPAASASAEDDLRAARQRANQVAADLSAAEEALARSEDTVAHLQQRLARTEARAAQAHGRVRELAVRLYVEGISGVTRLLRMSEANELVLAQGYSDVIAGASTDALRQFRADRAVMVEEQAVLAREMGHQEAAAEQLRRQNQAAIAEIDRLAEVAARAQAAREAEARQAAARQAAASPTGGAGPAAGAGASPAGTAAPSPVAAASPAVAAVPAGGGWVCPVQGPLAFSNDYGAPRGGGYSHMGNDILAPRGTPVVAHVGGVVTHRDGAVSGLAYFLAGDDGNRYFGAHLDSFGASGRVSAGTVIGTAGNTGDAAGGPPHLHFEMHPGGTGNVNPYPMLVQYC, encoded by the coding sequence GTGAGAGAGGCCAGGGCCGGGCGACGGCGACCGACGGCGATGGCCGTGGCTGCGCTGGTGGCCGCGCTGGTGGCCGTGTTGGCGGGGCCTGCGGGGCCAGCCGCCAGTGCGTCCGCGGAAGACGACCTGCGGGCCGCCCGCCAGCGGGCCAACCAGGTGGCCGCCGACCTGTCGGCCGCCGAGGAGGCGCTGGCCCGCTCCGAGGACACGGTCGCCCACCTCCAGCAGCGCCTGGCCCGCACCGAGGCCCGGGCCGCCCAGGCCCACGGCCGGGTGCGGGAGCTGGCCGTGCGCCTCTACGTGGAGGGGATCTCGGGCGTGACCCGCCTCCTGCGCATGAGCGAGGCCAACGAGCTGGTGCTGGCCCAGGGGTACAGCGACGTGATCGCGGGGGCGTCCACCGACGCCCTGCGCCAGTTCCGAGCCGACCGGGCCGTGATGGTCGAAGAGCAGGCTGTCCTGGCCCGGGAGATGGGCCACCAGGAGGCCGCCGCCGAGCAGTTGCGCCGCCAGAACCAGGCGGCCATCGCCGAGATCGACCGGCTGGCCGAGGTGGCGGCCCGCGCCCAGGCCGCCCGGGAGGCCGAGGCCCGGCAAGCGGCGGCTCGCCAGGCGGCCGCCTCACCGACGGGCGGGGCAGGCCCCGCCGCAGGGGCAGGGGCTTCTCCCGCCGGCACAGCCGCACCCTCCCCGGTCGCGGCCGCCAGCCCGGCGGTGGCCGCCGTCCCGGCGGGCGGAGGCTGGGTGTGCCCCGTGCAGGGCCCGCTGGCATTCAGCAACGACTACGGCGCGCCCCGGGGCGGCGGCTACAGCCACATGGGCAACGACATCCTCGCCCCCCGGGGCACGCCCGTGGTGGCCCACGTCGGGGGAGTCGTCACGCACCGCGACGGGGCCGTGAGCGGTCTCGCCTACTTCCTGGCAGGCGACGACGGCAACCGCTACTTCGGGGCCCACCTCGACTCCTTCGGGGCCAGCGGTCGGGTGTCAGCGGGCACGGTGATCGGCACGGCGGGCAACACGGGAGATGCCGCCGGCGGCCCTCCCCACCTCCACTTCGAGATGCACCCGGGCGGGACGGGCAACGTGAACCCCTACCCGATGCTGGTGCAGTACTGCTAA
- a CDS encoding rhodanese-like domain-containing protein, with translation MLVSELVARGGAVQVVDVRWPNEWEAGHIEGSVHMPLDDIEERYRELDRGRPVVTVCRSGNRSATAARHLEAEGFGAESLEGGLEAWVAEGRALVAADGSQGSVVDAQPPADDRPAEHQRLEAELLSVLFAVQAHFGDREPSDEEVRGFLRQRLIDEGRSEAEADRFMASLDGPG, from the coding sequence ATGCTCGTCTCAGAACTGGTGGCTCGCGGCGGCGCGGTCCAGGTGGTCGACGTGCGCTGGCCCAACGAGTGGGAGGCGGGCCACATCGAGGGCTCGGTCCACATGCCCCTCGACGACATCGAGGAGCGCTACCGCGAGCTCGACCGGGGCCGGCCGGTGGTGACTGTGTGCCGCTCGGGCAACCGGTCGGCCACGGCCGCCCGCCACCTCGAGGCCGAGGGCTTCGGGGCCGAAAGCCTCGAGGGCGGGCTGGAGGCCTGGGTGGCCGAAGGCCGGGCACTGGTGGCAGCCGACGGCTCGCAGGGGTCGGTGGTCGACGCCCAGCCCCCGGCCGACGACCGTCCCGCCGAGCACCAGAGGCTCGAGGCCGAGCTGCTCAGTGTCCTGTTCGCCGTGCAGGCCCACTTCGGCGACCGGGAGCCGTCGGACGAGGAGGTGCGGGGGTTCCTGCGCCAGCGCCTGATCGACGAGGGCCGGAGCGAGGCGGAGGCCGACCGGTTCATGGCCTCCCTCGACGGGCCGGGCTGA
- a CDS encoding MBL fold metallo-hydrolase, which translates to MFFKQFHHPGLGHASYLVGAESTGEALVFDPRRDVSPYFDVARDQGLRVAFALDSHGHNDYLSGLTEVGQRAEVEKWGSSAAELGYDHRPLRDGQQIEMGEVGLEVLHTPGHTPEHISLLVYDRDVSADEPALLLSGGALLVGDLARPDLLGGHDQAVEAAKVFCHTIQSKILQLPDHVEVFPTHVAGSLCGGNIGSRLSTTVGYERRTNAILSQVSSKGEFVEQCLRLDNLPAVPPYWRRMRSQNMAGVSPLGALGEPPALTPARLGQMAADGVVVLDTRSAEAFAGGHVRGALNVGLGSAFATWAGTVIDDGDEVVLVLSSPSELWTAVWELLRIGYDLPLGWLSGGMQAWRTSAYDVARLPQMTVHELQAGLAAGDVDLLDVRQPAEWAAGHVEGAMFVTGAELPRRLDEVAGGSRPLAVTCGSGYRSSVAASLLARDGRRPVLNTIGGMSAWSAAGLPTVKDG; encoded by the coding sequence GTGTTCTTCAAGCAGTTCCACCATCCCGGCCTGGGCCACGCCAGCTACCTCGTGGGCGCCGAGAGCACGGGCGAGGCACTTGTCTTCGATCCCCGGCGCGACGTGAGCCCCTACTTCGACGTGGCCCGCGACCAGGGCCTGCGGGTCGCCTTCGCCCTCGACTCCCACGGCCACAACGACTACCTGTCGGGCCTCACCGAGGTCGGCCAGCGGGCCGAAGTGGAGAAGTGGGGCTCGTCGGCCGCCGAGCTGGGGTACGACCACCGGCCCTTGCGCGACGGCCAGCAGATCGAGATGGGTGAGGTCGGCCTCGAGGTGTTGCACACGCCCGGCCACACCCCCGAGCACATCTCGCTGCTCGTCTACGACCGCGACGTGTCCGCCGACGAACCGGCCCTTCTGCTCTCGGGCGGGGCCCTGCTGGTCGGCGACCTCGCCCGGCCCGACCTGCTGGGCGGCCACGACCAGGCGGTCGAGGCAGCCAAGGTCTTCTGCCACACCATCCAGTCCAAGATCCTGCAGCTGCCCGACCACGTCGAGGTGTTCCCGACCCACGTGGCCGGCTCGCTGTGCGGGGGCAACATCGGCAGCCGCCTGTCGACCACGGTCGGCTACGAACGGCGGACCAACGCCATCCTTTCCCAGGTCTCCTCCAAGGGTGAGTTCGTCGAGCAGTGCCTGCGCCTCGACAACCTGCCGGCCGTGCCGCCCTACTGGAGGCGGATGCGCAGCCAGAACATGGCCGGGGTCTCCCCCCTGGGTGCCCTGGGCGAGCCCCCGGCGCTTACCCCGGCCCGCTTGGGGCAGATGGCGGCCGACGGGGTGGTCGTGCTCGACACCCGGTCGGCGGAGGCCTTCGCCGGCGGCCACGTGCGCGGTGCCCTCAACGTCGGGCTGGGCTCGGCCTTCGCCACGTGGGCGGGCACGGTTATCGACGACGGCGACGAGGTGGTGCTGGTGCTGTCGTCCCCGTCGGAGCTGTGGACGGCGGTCTGGGAGCTACTGCGCATCGGTTACGACCTCCCGCTCGGGTGGTTGTCGGGGGGTATGCAGGCGTGGCGGACCTCGGCCTACGACGTGGCCCGCCTGCCCCAGATGACCGTGCACGAGCTGCAGGCGGGCTTGGCGGCCGGCGACGTCGACCTGCTCGATGTCCGCCAGCCCGCCGAGTGGGCCGCCGGCCACGTGGAGGGGGCGATGTTCGTGACCGGAGCCGAGCTGCCTCGCCGCCTCGACGAGGTGGCCGGCGGCAGCCGCCCGCTGGCGGTTACCTGCGGGTCGGGCTACCGGTCGTCGGTGGCCGCCAGCCTGCTGGCCCGCGACGGCCGCCGCCCGGTGCTCAACACCATCGGTGGGATGAGCGCGTGGTCGGCTGCCGGCCTCCCGACGGTGAAGGACGGCTGA
- a CDS encoding sulfite exporter TauE/SafE family protein — protein sequence MKALFVSPLGLLIGLSLGALGGGGSILAVPVLVYAAGQPVRAATTTSLLVVGVAAVASVVGHWRAGRVMAGPGTVVGLAGVGGSFAGSALNRGLDPDVLLLAFSALVLVAAWRMVTGCPSCTRAGERQALALATPGERSVGGLRLDGPTVAKVLAVGTVVGFFTGLFGVGGGFIIVPALTLVMGFTMPVAIGTSILVVAINSALALVARLGDQGVDWAVAGPFTVAAVAGALAGSRVADRLPARLLVRAFATLLVLVAAYTAARALADLL from the coding sequence GTGAAGGCCCTCTTCGTATCCCCCCTCGGGCTGCTGATCGGCCTGTCCCTGGGGGCCCTGGGTGGCGGCGGCTCCATCCTGGCTGTCCCCGTGCTCGTCTACGCCGCCGGCCAGCCCGTGCGGGCCGCGACCACCACCAGCCTGCTGGTCGTGGGGGTGGCCGCGGTGGCCAGCGTGGTCGGCCACTGGCGAGCCGGGCGGGTGATGGCCGGCCCCGGCACGGTGGTCGGCCTGGCCGGCGTCGGCGGCTCGTTCGCCGGGTCGGCCCTGAACCGCGGCCTCGACCCCGACGTGCTGCTGCTGGCCTTCTCCGCCCTGGTCCTGGTGGCTGCTTGGCGGATGGTCACGGGGTGCCCGTCGTGCACCCGCGCCGGCGAACGCCAGGCCCTGGCCCTGGCCACCCCCGGGGAGCGTTCGGTGGGCGGGTTGCGCCTCGACGGGCCCACGGTGGCCAAGGTGCTCGCTGTGGGGACCGTGGTCGGGTTCTTCACTGGGCTGTTCGGAGTGGGCGGGGGGTTCATCATCGTGCCCGCGCTGACGCTCGTAATGGGCTTCACCATGCCGGTGGCCATCGGAACGTCCATCCTGGTCGTCGCCATCAACTCCGCCCTGGCCCTGGTCGCCCGGTTGGGCGACCAGGGGGTGGACTGGGCGGTGGCCGGCCCGTTCACGGTGGCCGCCGTGGCCGGGGCCCTGGCCGGGTCACGGGTGGCCGACCGCCTGCCCGCCCGGCTGCTGGTGCGGGCTTTCGCCACCCTGCTGGTGCTCGTCGCCGCCTACACGGCGGCCCGCGCCCTGGCCGACCTGCTCTGA
- a CDS encoding alternative oxidase — MALTAYNDDPAAVLRLAQEETLTSPRLHYSLLSRALFASLDLFYGRRRSLSKFRVLEVVARVPYQAWERVGYIALTHTHPWPQRARRVFRRVEESRHQQDNEQWHLLIIEEQIRRSKVRESILWYRVVPQVLAMLVYQVSVVLFVVKPAWSYRLNAEFEDHAEHEYMQFVAECPELEDMAFVSQFAPDYGYFASMADFFRQVGLDERHHKLESLAALTSPRLG; from the coding sequence ATGGCCCTCACTGCATACAACGACGATCCTGCGGCCGTTCTCCGACTGGCCCAGGAAGAGACGCTCACGTCTCCTCGGCTTCATTACAGCCTCCTTTCGCGAGCCCTTTTCGCCTCTCTCGACCTCTTCTACGGGCGGCGCCGCAGCCTCTCGAAGTTCCGGGTGCTCGAGGTCGTGGCTCGGGTGCCCTACCAGGCGTGGGAGAGAGTGGGCTACATCGCCCTGACCCACACGCACCCGTGGCCCCAGCGTGCCCGGCGGGTGTTCCGCCGGGTGGAGGAGAGCCGTCACCAGCAGGACAATGAGCAGTGGCACCTGTTGATCATCGAGGAGCAGATCCGGCGGTCAAAGGTGCGAGAGAGCATCCTGTGGTACCGGGTCGTACCACAAGTGCTGGCCATGCTCGTCTACCAGGTGTCGGTGGTGCTATTCGTGGTCAAACCAGCGTGGAGCTACCGGCTCAACGCCGAGTTCGAGGACCACGCCGAGCACGAGTACATGCAGTTCGTGGCCGAGTGCCCCGAACTGGAGGACATGGCGTTCGTGAGCCAGTTCGCCCCCGACTACGGGTACTTCGCGTCCATGGCCGACTTCTTCCGCCAGGTCGGTCTCGACGAACGCCACCACAAGCTGGAGAGCCTGGCCGCGCTCACCTCCCCCCGCCTGGGCTGA
- a CDS encoding arsenate reductase ArsC — translation MTNTDEVPLEQRALLHSAALRLADEFGGTFGPETIEMFLTTSYDQFATRATVANFLPLLAERFARQRLAALARVEGRAVGGVPVVLFLCVHNAGRSQMALGWFNHLAGERAVAWSGGSEAGAEVNPAAVAAMAEVGIDISSEFPKPWTTEIVQAADVVVTMGCGDACPLFPGKRYEDWVLDDPFGKTVEAVRPVRDEIGRRVRDLLTSLGVPTA, via the coding sequence GTGACCAATACCGACGAGGTCCCCCTCGAGCAGAGGGCCCTGCTGCACAGCGCCGCCCTACGGCTGGCCGACGAGTTCGGCGGGACGTTCGGGCCCGAGACCATCGAGATGTTCCTCACAACCAGCTACGACCAGTTCGCCACCCGGGCCACGGTGGCCAACTTCCTTCCCCTGCTGGCCGAACGCTTCGCCCGCCAGCGCCTGGCCGCGCTGGCCCGGGTCGAGGGCCGGGCCGTGGGCGGCGTGCCCGTCGTCCTGTTCCTGTGCGTGCACAACGCCGGGCGTTCGCAGATGGCCCTCGGGTGGTTCAACCACCTGGCCGGCGAACGGGCCGTGGCCTGGTCGGGCGGGTCCGAGGCCGGGGCCGAGGTCAACCCGGCGGCCGTGGCGGCCATGGCCGAGGTCGGCATCGACATCTCCTCTGAGTTCCCCAAGCCCTGGACCACCGAGATCGTCCAGGCGGCCGACGTCGTCGTGACCATGGGCTGCGGGGACGCCTGCCCCTTGTTCCCGGGCAAGCGCTACGAGGACTGGGTGCTCGACGACCCCTTCGGCAAGACCGTCGAGGCCGTCCGCCCCGTTCGCGACGAGATCGGCCGCCGGGTCCGCGACCTGCTCACCAGCCTCGGGGTACCGACCGCCTGA
- a CDS encoding aquaporin — protein sequence MSTDLPRRATAEALGTGLLVMAVVGSGIAASRLSPGDTGLQLLQNAAATAAALVAIILAVGPVSGAHLNPVVTLANRALGAMSNREAAAYVAAQVAGGAAGAVVANVMFSVGPVTMATTDRSSPALWTSEIVATFGLLLVIFGVVRSGRASVAPFAVGAYIGGAYFFTSSTSFANPAVTVARALSDTFAGISPGSVPAFVTAQLVGAALAVATVAYLHPAPAELAADTVLPRPGD from the coding sequence TTGAGCACCGACCTGCCCCGCCGGGCCACGGCCGAGGCCCTGGGAACGGGCCTGCTGGTCATGGCCGTCGTCGGCTCGGGGATCGCCGCTTCGCGGCTGTCCCCGGGCGACACCGGGCTGCAACTCCTGCAGAACGCGGCAGCCACCGCTGCCGCCCTGGTCGCCATCATCCTGGCTGTCGGGCCCGTCTCGGGCGCCCACCTCAACCCGGTGGTCACCCTGGCCAACCGCGCCCTGGGGGCCATGTCCAACCGGGAGGCGGCGGCCTACGTGGCCGCCCAGGTGGCCGGGGGGGCAGCCGGCGCAGTCGTGGCCAACGTGATGTTCTCGGTGGGCCCCGTCACCATGGCCACCACCGACCGCTCCTCGCCCGCCCTGTGGACCAGCGAGATCGTGGCCACCTTCGGCCTGTTGCTGGTCATCTTCGGGGTGGTCCGCTCGGGCCGGGCCTCGGTCGCCCCGTTCGCCGTCGGCGCCTACATCGGGGGGGCCTACTTCTTCACGTCCTCCACCAGCTTCGCCAACCCGGCGGTCACCGTCGCCCGGGCCCTGTCGGACACGTTCGCAGGCATCAGCCCGGGCTCGGTGCCGGCCTTCGTGACCGCCCAACTCGTGGGCGCGGCACTGGCCGTGGCCACCGTGGCCTACCTGCACCCTGCGCCCGCCGAGCTGGCCGCCGACACCGTCCTGCCCCGCCCGGGCGACTGA
- a CDS encoding ArsI/CadI family heavy metal resistance metalloenzyme: MDQGKLEGSRVQLALNVEDIDTAVDFYSKLFATAPAKRRAGYANFAIAQPPLKLVLFEQPGKGGTINHLGVEVGSSELVGAAQARLAGEGLATATEEGVACCYARQDKVWVDGPSGEPWEIYTVLEDVEMPGGSLRTVDPETGAVCCAETVTAEDGTTTVKAGTSACC; the protein is encoded by the coding sequence ATGGACCAAGGGAAGCTGGAGGGTTCGAGGGTGCAGCTCGCCCTCAACGTCGAGGACATCGACACGGCCGTCGACTTCTACTCCAAGCTGTTCGCCACGGCACCGGCCAAGCGCCGAGCGGGCTACGCCAACTTCGCCATCGCCCAGCCGCCGCTGAAGCTCGTGCTGTTCGAGCAGCCCGGCAAGGGGGGAACGATCAACCATCTCGGCGTTGAGGTGGGCTCGAGCGAGCTCGTGGGCGCGGCCCAAGCCCGCCTGGCCGGCGAGGGCCTGGCCACGGCCACCGAAGAGGGTGTGGCCTGTTGTTACGCCCGCCAGGACAAGGTGTGGGTCGACGGCCCTTCGGGCGAGCCGTGGGAGATCTACACGGTCCTCGAGGACGTGGAGATGCCCGGTGGTTCCCTGCGCACCGTCGACCCTGAGACCGGGGCCGTGTGCTGCGCCGAGACGGTCACGGCCGAGGACGGCACGACCACGGTCAAGGCCGGTACCTCGGCGTGCTGCTGA
- a CDS encoding metalloregulator ArsR/SmtB family transcription factor, producing MDGAVVPSRPGRRPVAVIADECCPAGLTSPLAEAEAEALARDFSALGDPVRLRLLSMLASAPAGEACVCELVEPLDRSQPTVSHHLKVLADAGLITGEKRGRWVWYRPVPERFADLRRFLA from the coding sequence GTGGACGGAGCGGTGGTGCCTTCGAGGCCGGGGCGGCGGCCGGTGGCGGTGATCGCCGACGAGTGCTGCCCGGCCGGGCTGACCTCGCCGCTAGCCGAGGCCGAGGCCGAGGCACTGGCCCGTGACTTCTCGGCCCTGGGCGACCCGGTGCGGCTCCGCCTGCTGAGCATGCTGGCCTCGGCTCCTGCCGGGGAGGCGTGCGTGTGCGAGCTGGTCGAACCGCTGGACCGTTCCCAACCCACGGTGTCGCACCACCTCAAGGTCCTGGCCGACGCCGGCCTGATCACCGGGGAGAAGCGGGGCCGGTGGGTCTGGTACCGGCCCGTCCCCGAGCGCTTCGCCGACCTGCGCCGCTTCCTGGCCTGA